A single window of Gossypium hirsutum isolate 1008001.06 chromosome A10, Gossypium_hirsutum_v2.1, whole genome shotgun sequence DNA harbors:
- the LOC107895428 gene encoding uncharacterized protein — protein sequence MDSDMLATLILPTVKADPRTSVPVLIANIYSQLRYIPSYRKAWIAKQKALEKMHGGWDASYNEVWQWCQVLERYVPGCVTDIEIEPTYYNDRFLHGCQVFKRLFWSFKQYRDAFLYCKPLVQIDSTFMYGRYTHRLLLAVTQDGSGRILPIAFAITLGESTDDWDFFLSRLRRHVCPQPNICIILDRGTGILSAIKRQGSLWLRTHYRYCLRHVASNY from the coding sequence atggattcagataTGTTAGCTACCTTAATACTACCGACGGTGAAGGCGGATCCTAGAACTTCAGTGccggtcttaattgccaatatttaTAGCCAGTTGAGGTACATACCCTCTTatcgcaaggcttggatagctaagcagaaggcatTGGAAAAGATGCATGGTGGGTGGGATGCTTCATATAATGAAGtgtggcagtggtgtcaagtgctggAGAGATATGTCCCAGGTTGCGTAACAGACATTGAAATAGAACCTAcgtactacaacgaccgattTCTCCATGGATGCCAAGTATTTAAGCGTCTgttctggagctttaagcaatACCGAGACGCATTTCTAtattgcaagccattggtacaaattgacagtACCTTTATGTACGGTAgatatactcatcggctattgttAGCTGTGACACAGGATGGCAGtgggagaatccttccaattgcatttgcaataacactggGGGAGTCaactgatgactgggatttctttctttctaggttaaggaggcatgtctgcCCCCAACCTAATATCTGCATCATATTGGATCGGGGCACCGGAATACTATCCGCAATTAAGCGGCAGGGAAGCCTGTGGCTTCGCACACACTATCGGTATTGCCTAAGGCATGTTGCGTCCAACTATTAA